GAACTTGATTATCCTGCCGAATATCTGCATAGCGCTTTGGGGAGGCAGCATGATTTTAAAGAGGGCGTTTAAGCTTCGGCAAAGAAAAGGAGTCATTGTGTTGGCACTGATTTGCCTTGTTGCCGTTTGCCTTTTTGATACTCGCGCTAAAATCAATCTTCTTAATGATTGGACTGCAAAAATCGGTTTCGCTATGACCTATATTTATATTCCGATTTTATTTATCGCCACAATGATCGCCAAGAAGGTGAAAAGTAAAAATGAGAATGAATAAAGTATGTTTGTTAATAGCCGCGGTAACCATCCTTTCTGGTTGTGTTGAAAAAGAAATCATTGACGATGTTAATATTGAAATGGGCGTGGGATATGACATGGTTGAAGATGATAAAATTGAAGGCACCATTATGATTCCGATCTTTAACCCTGATAAAAATATCGGCAATTTCACTTTCTCCGCCAAGGCTTCAAGCAGCAGGGACCTCATCCAGGAAGTGCAGCGCAAGTCTGCCCAGCCAATAGTCACCGGTTCACTGGAAATTGCTTTGTTCGGTGAAGAAATCGCAAAAAAAGGAATTAGCGAGTTTTCTGATGCTTTTCAGCGCGATGCAAGTATCGGTGCAGGAGTATATTTTGCAGTAGCCGATGAATCGGCAAAGAGTATATTATCAGGAACATATGGCAACAGGGGCAACGCTGTCCACTTGTCCCGGCTGATTGAGCATAATATGGAAACACGGAATCTTCCAGTCACCAATATGCATCGCTATTTATTTGATCTCTATCAGAAAGGAAAAGACCCCCATCTCCCAATTCTAAAAAAAGTGGAGCCAGAGATCATTGATATAGTTGGAATTGCACTATTCAAAGAAGATAAGATGGTAACTGAACTTCCTACCGAGAAAATGTTTTTTTTCAAGCTTCTGACTGATAAGTTCAGCGAAGGGGCGTTCAAGCTGAAAGTGGATAAAGAGACTGTGGTCATTAAGGATTTGGATTCCAAACACAAATATAAATTGATAAAACGAGATCCATACACTGTGACTATTGAACTCAAAATTAAGGGCCTGATCCGTGAATATACCGGAGAAATTGTGACCCCAGCCATCATCAAGAAAATCGAAAAAGAATTTGAATATCAGGTCAACCAGGAATCCTCCGCCATGATAAAAGACTTCCAAGAGCGGGGCATTGACCCATTAGGATTCGGACATTTTATAAAAAGCAAAACAAGAGGCTTCGATTTTAAGAGATGGGAAGATGAATATAAAAATTTAACGGTCAATGTTAAAACAGATGTGATTATAACCGAAGTAGGGATTGTTGAATAAATGAAAGAGGGTTTCCCAGATGATAACGGGAAACCCTCTCTTTTTATGCAGATGTCGAGAACATGTATTTCTTATAATGGTACCTTATTGAAAAGATGAGGCTCACTGCGAGCATATTCCCCATCAAAGAGCTTCCTCCGTAGCTGATAAATGGCAACGGGATTCCCGTGATTGGCAAAAGGCCGATGGTCATTCCGATATTCTGGAATACGTGGAAGGTGATCATACTGATGACGCCTACACAAATATAGGTGTAAAAATCATTCTTCGTTTCCATGCCAATTTTGGTGATTTGGTAAATCAGCAGGAAAAACAAGCTAACGATGATGCTTGCTCCAACGAAGCCGAACTCTTCGCCGATGATACTGAATATGAAGTCAGTATGGCTTTCGGGCAGGTATACTTCCCTTGTGCCATAGCCCTTCCCGATCGTTTCACCTGAGCCGATGGCCAGCAGCGACCTTGTAAGCTGGAAGCCGGTGGTGCTCTGGTAATTATAAGGGTCAAGCCAGGAATAAATCCGGCCGAATTGGTATTCCTTCACCCCAAGATATTTTTCAAGAATCTCTGGCTTCCAGATCACAAAATAAAAGATGATCGAAATCAGTGAGATACCTGTTCCGAAAATCGGCACAAGGAGCTTCCAGGTGATGCCTGAGATAAAAATCATCCCCAGCATGATGGCGATATACACAAGCGATGTTCCCAGGTCAGGCTGCTGCATGACGAGCAAGAGCGGGACCATCGTGACAATACCGATTTTAATCAGGAGCCAAAAATCCGTTTGAATGGATTTAAGCCGATATTTCTGGTGGTGGTCGACAATCACTCTCGCAAGTGCCAGGATGATGAACACCTTCACCAGCTCTGACGGCTGCAGAGTACCCATTGCCGGCACTCTGTACCAGCTTTTTGCACCATTGATGACAGGAGCGATGGTGGAAGGTGCAATGATCAGACCTATCAGCAGGACCAGACCGAAGCCATAGGCATACCAGCTCAATTTTTGCAGCTGGTCCGAATCGAGCGTGATGACCGCGGCGATGATGCCCGCACCGATGATGTACCAGATGATTTGCTTAATCAAGAAATTGTCCGATCCATACTGCCCCGTCGTCTGAGCGCTGTAAATGGCCACGCAGCTTGACAGAAATAGTAAGATCAATATCGTTACCAGCCCGTAATCGAGCCGGGAATTCGTTTTTGGATTCGAAGTCATTTTTATTCCCCTTTTAAAATGAAGGCAGATTCCTACTGAGAACAAAGGTGTTATAAAGTAACCTTAAATGAAGAACTGTTCAATACTTCATTATATTTTTTTCGACAATAAATCACAACTTCTGACTATGAAATGGTTATTATTACATATCTAAAAATTTTTATTCAGGCAATTTGGCGGAGGGAAATGGATTTTGATGGATATGGATTGTCGTTCCTATTTCGATCTTATAGATTCCCCTAGGCTCTTCTTCCTTGGATTAATGTTTGCATTGGAGTCAGCTATAAATTGCGTGCATAGAGATGGGACATGTTTCATAGCTTTGT
This portion of the Mesobacillus sp. S13 genome encodes:
- a CDS encoding Ger(x)C family spore germination protein, which translates into the protein MRMNKVCLLIAAVTILSGCVEKEIIDDVNIEMGVGYDMVEDDKIEGTIMIPIFNPDKNIGNFTFSAKASSSRDLIQEVQRKSAQPIVTGSLEIALFGEEIAKKGISEFSDAFQRDASIGAGVYFAVADESAKSILSGTYGNRGNAVHLSRLIEHNMETRNLPVTNMHRYLFDLYQKGKDPHLPILKKVEPEIIDIVGIALFKEDKMVTELPTEKMFFFKLLTDKFSEGAFKLKVDKETVVIKDLDSKHKYKLIKRDPYTVTIELKIKGLIREYTGEIVTPAIIKKIEKEFEYQVNQESSAMIKDFQERGIDPLGFGHFIKSKTRGFDFKRWEDEYKNLTVNVKTDVIITEVGIVE
- a CDS encoding FtsW/RodA/SpoVE family cell cycle protein; the encoded protein is MTSNPKTNSRLDYGLVTILILLFLSSCVAIYSAQTTGQYGSDNFLIKQIIWYIIGAGIIAAVITLDSDQLQKLSWYAYGFGLVLLIGLIIAPSTIAPVINGAKSWYRVPAMGTLQPSELVKVFIILALARVIVDHHQKYRLKSIQTDFWLLIKIGIVTMVPLLLVMQQPDLGTSLVYIAIMLGMIFISGITWKLLVPIFGTGISLISIIFYFVIWKPEILEKYLGVKEYQFGRIYSWLDPYNYQSTTGFQLTRSLLAIGSGETIGKGYGTREVYLPESHTDFIFSIIGEEFGFVGASIIVSLFFLLIYQITKIGMETKNDFYTYICVGVISMITFHVFQNIGMTIGLLPITGIPLPFISYGGSSLMGNMLAVSLIFSIRYHYKKYMFSTSA